One segment of Castanea sativa cultivar Marrone di Chiusa Pesio chromosome 3, ASM4071231v1 DNA contains the following:
- the LOC142629073 gene encoding uncharacterized protein LOC142629073 — protein sequence MPKYAKFLKDIISKKRKLEEHETVMLTEESSAILQKKLPPKLKDPGNFTIPCTIGKSYFDRALCDLGASINLMPFSIFRKLGLGEVKLTTISLQLADRSIKYPRGVIEDVLVKVDKLIFPADFIVLDMDEDEGIPLILGRPFLATGRTLIDVQQGKLVLRVGEDEVTFDVFKSMEFLFETHSCFQISD from the coding sequence ATGCCTaaatatgctaaatttttgaAGGATATTATATCAAAGAAGCGAAAATTGGAAGAGCATGAAACAGTAATGCTGACAGAGGAGAGTAGTGCAATCTTACAAAAGAAGCTGCCGCCTAAGCTGAAAGATCCGGGGAATTTCACTATCCCTTGCACTATAggaaaatcttattttgataGAGCTTTATGTGATTTAGGGGCAAGTATTAATCTAATGCCTTTCTCTATTTTCAGGAAATTGGGTCTTGGAGAAGTAAAGCTGACCACTATCTCTTTACAATTGGCGGATAGATCCATTAAATATCCAAGAGGAGTCATTGAGGACGTATTAGTAAAAGTTGACAAGTTGATCTTCCCGGCTGACTTCATTGTCCTTGATATGGATGAGGACGAGGGGATCCCTTTGATATTGGGTCGACCTTTCCTTGCGACGGGGAGGACCTTAATTGATGTCCAGCAAGGAAAACTTGTTTTGAGGGTTGGAGAGGATGAGGTCACTTTTGATGTATTTAAGTCTATGGAATTTCTTTTCGAGACACATTCTTGTTTTCAAATAAGTGACTGA
- the LOC142629074 gene encoding uncharacterized protein LOC142629074, translating into MIQQTVQFGGLSQEDPNVHIANFLEICDTFKRNEVTDDAIRLRLFPFSLRDKAKVWSNSLPPGIVTTWEELAQKFLAKYFPPTKTAKLRKDITTFIQFEGKSLYEAWERYKDLLRRCPHHDLPAWLQVQTFYNGLGATNRSMVDAAAGGALMSKTHEVAYELLEELASNNYQWPIERAMPRKTAGVLELDSITSLAAQMATLSQELGKMNVNAVQTHVVCDHCSGNHSSADCQVGNPFAQSSYGQANYMSNFQRQNNPYSNTYNPRWRNHPNFSWSNNQGQAKPPQQFPQQEKKPTLEDMFMQYL; encoded by the coding sequence ATGATACAGCAGACTGTCCAGTTTGGGGGGTTGTCACAAGAGGATCCTAATGTCCATATTGCAAATTTCTTGGAAATTTGTGATACTTTTAAACGTAACGAAGTGACAGATGATGCGATTCGACTCAGACTTTTTCCCTTTTCACTtagggataaagcaaaagtttgGTCGAATTCTTTGCCACCTGGCATTGTTACTACATGGGAGGAGTTGGCTCAAAAATTCTTAGCAAAATATTTCCCTCCTACAAAGACAGCAAAGCTAAGGAAGGATATCACCACGTTCATCCAATTTGAGGGTAAATCATTATATGAAGCATGGGAGAGGTACAAAGATTTATTGCGAAGGTGTCCTCATCATGACCTTCCAGCATGGCTTCAAGTGCAAACATTCTACAATGGTCTAGGAGCTACAAACAGGTCTATGGTTGATGCAGCAGCTGGTGGAGCTTTAATGAGTAAAACTCATGAGGTAGCCTATGAGCTTCTGGAAGAATTGGCATCCAACAACTATCAATGGCCTATAGAAAGAGCAATGCCAAGAAAGACAGCTGGAGTTTTAGAACTTGATTCTATTACCTCATTGGCGGCACAAATGGCAACTTTGTCTCAAGAACTGGGTAAAATGAATGTTAATGCTGTTCAAACTCATGTTGTTTGTGATCATTGTTCTGGAAATCATTCAAGTGCTGACTGCCAAGTGGGAAATCCTTTTGCCCAATCGAGTTATGGACAAGCAAATtacatgtcaaattttcaaCGTCAAAATAATCCATACTCGAACACGTACAATCCTAGATGGAGGAATCACCCCAACTTTTCATGGAGCAATAACCAAGGGCAAGCTAAACCACCTCAGCAATTTCCACAGCAAGAGAAGAAGCCGACACTTGAGGACATGTTCATGCAGTACTTGTAA
- the LOC142629075 gene encoding uncharacterized protein LOC142629075: MVEKARMNFARWWYHANIPFHAARSVYYQEAIDSIAAIGPGFKGPSYHDLRGPLLQKHVCEMNDYLFDVKNDWKVYGCSIMSDGWTNQRNTPIINFLVYCPRDNDSAYKAAGKKLMQKYGSFYWSPCAAHCIDLMLENFSDRRYFPIIHETIKKAKKITKFIYSHGQVLSLMRSDFTNGRDLVRPAITRFATEFLSLQCLTKFKKELRQMFTCDQWVESRYARDVMGKEVAALVLEDKEFWLQCQQIVKISEPLVRVLRLVDGDEKPSMGYLYEAMDKAKENIKARLKNKISAYIPFTSVIDARWDKQLHSPLHVAGCYLNPGIFFRPSFKKQKEITKGLLSTITRLVPDPDEQDSLSSQIEAYKKALGDFGMPMAIRQREKLNPVAWWEQFGNDTPELQKFAIRVLSQCCSATGCERAWSTFEFIHSKRRNRLEHKRLNDLVFVRYNLLLRERNIRRTKDYLDPISLIILI; encoded by the exons ATGGTTGAGAAGGCAAGGATGAATTTTGCAAGGTGGTGGTACCATGCTAATATACCTTTCCATGCAGCTCGCTCTGTGTATTATCAAGAAGCTATAGATAGTATAGCAGCTATTGGGCCTGGTTTTAAGGGACCTTCTTATCATGACTTAAGGGGTCCTttattacaaaaacatgtgtgTGAAATGAATGATTATCTCTTTGATGTGAAAAATGATTGGAAAGTTTATGGATGTTCAATAATGTCAGATGGGTGGACAAATCAAAGGAACACTccaatcattaattttttagtgtatTGTCCAAGAG ATAATGATTCTGCTTACAAGGCTGCAGGAAAGAAGCTAATGCAGAAATATGGGTCATTCTATTGGTCTCCTTGTGCAGCCCATTGCATTGATTTAATGTTGGAAAATTTTTCAGATAGGAGATACTTTCCTATCATTCATGAGACCATTAAAAAGGCTAAAAAGATTACCAAATTCATATACAGCCATGGCCAGGTTTTATCTTTGATGAGAAGTGACTTCACTAATGGTAGGGATTTGGTTCGTCCAGCCATCACAAGGTTTGCAACTGAGTTTTTAAGTCTTCAATGCTTGACTAAGTTTAAGAAAGAACTTAGGCAAATGTTTACTTGTGATCAATGGGTTGAATCTCGATATGCTAGAGATGTCATGGGAAAGGAGGTGGCTGCACTTGTTTTGGAAGATAAGGAGTTTTGGTTACAATGTCAACAAATAGTGAAGATTAGTGAGCCTTTGGTTAGAGTACTTCGTCTTGTAGATGGGGATGAAAAACCATCAATGGGATACTTGTATGAGGCAATGGATAAAGCAAAGGAGAATATAAAAGCAAGGTTGAAGAATAAAATTTCTGCATATATACCATTTACTAGTGTCATTGATGCTAGGTGGGATAAACAACTCCATAGTCCATTACATGTAGCAGGTTGTTATCTTAATCCTGGAATTTTCTTTAGGCCTTCGTTTAAGAagcaaaaagaaattacaaaaggcCTACTTAGTACCATTACAAGGTTGGTTCCTGATCCTGATGAGCAAGATAGTCTTAGTTCTCAAATTGAAGCATACAAAAAGGCTTTAGGTGACTTTGGAATGCCTATGGCAATCCGTCAACGTGAAAAACTAAATCCAG ttgCTTGGTGGGAGCAATTTGGAAATGACACTCCAGAATTACAAAAGTTTGCAATTCGAGTGCTAAGTCAGTGTTGTAGTGCAACTGGTTGTGAAAGAGCTTGGAGCACATTTGAGTTTATCCATTCCAAGAGGAGAAATAGGCTTGAGCATAAACGTTTGAATGACTTAGTATTTGTTCgttataatttattgttacGAGAAAG GAACATTAGAAGGACAAAGGATTACTTGGATCCTATAAGCTTGATAATATTGATTTAA
- the LOC142629076 gene encoding putative nucleoredoxin 1 — protein sequence MEGEGVSVLDCEFQCDVKSLLPTPQRDFLIRNNGEQVETYNEFSPRGEFKVVYSSRFDYGTFHEELSYMPWLAVPNTEHETQMRIWEELKMAGIVNIVIVDASGKVLCKNAFEAVKEYGIEAYPFTPQRIKEIEEQAVAAQKDQSLMSLFVLRSLDFVITNDDQKVPVSELDGKMVGLHIRSVERPLFEFTPSLVEVYKILKERGENFEIVFDSRCKKLARYFGFKPTTMYHTPARPPILVIIGSDGKILNQNAAEVVEEHGVEAYPFTLERLAELEEVGKAKQETQMLKSLLVSGNHDFLLGDGDTKVPVSDFSSKKMVPVSDLVGKTILLDFLERCSENADSIVQELTELYDEIKEKDDAFEMILVPNNIDCRYDLNYYPPCSTETVFIVLGPTGLTLRKEDAWDILTTHGAEAFPFTDDHLRDIEARFVQMAKDWPEEELHSEYCEAVTRTYDIVLTRKGSHKCSMRRLCKIWPNEYARGWTYFCKEFNFYLHPECALKDYLKNIVKEDEVYTTEQSLRSAFCSCSCDFLISHNRNKVPISEGKIVGLYFFSSRYKTTTEKDDFYCEVINLYENSKKRK from the exons ATGGAGGGTGAAGGGGTATCAGTACTAGATTGTGAATTTCAGTGTGACGTCAAATCGCTCCTTCCTACTCCCCAAAGGGACTTCCTCATCCGAAACAATGGAGAACAG GTAGAAACCTACAATGAGTTCTCTCCGAGAGGCGAATTCAAGGTTGTGTACAGTTCAAGATTCGATTATGGGACATTCCATGAGGAGTTATCGTATATGCCATGGCTTGCAGTCCCAAATACTGAGCATGAAACCCAAATGCGCATTTGGGAAGAGCTTAAGATGGCTGGAATAGTCAACATTGTGATAGTTGATGCAAGTGGGAAGGTCTTGTGCAAAAATGCATTTGAAGCCGTAAAAGAATATGGAATAGAAGCTTACCCTTTTACTCCACAAAGGATCAAAGAGATTGAGGAGCAAGCAGTAGCTGCACAGAAAGACCAGTCCTTGATGTCTTTGTTTGTCTTACGCTCACTGGACTTTGTAATTACAAATGATGACCAAAAG GTACCTGTTTCTGAGCTTGATGGGAAGATGGTTGGTCTGCATATTCGGTCTGTAGAAAGACCATTGTTTGAATTCACCCCTAGTCTGGTTGAAGTCTACAAGATTTTAAAGGAGAGAGGAGAAAACTTTGAGATTGTGTTT GACAGTAGATGCAAGAAGCTAGCTCGCTACTTTGGTTTCAAACCAACTACAATGTACCATACCCCAGCACGCCCACCAATCCTAGTTATAATTGGCAGTGATggaaaaattttaaaccaaaatgCAGCAGAAGTTGTTGAAGAACATGGAGTTGAAGCCTATCCTTTCACGCTAGAAAGGTTGGCAGAGCTGGAGGAGGTAGGTAAGGCAAAACAGGAAACTCAAATGCTCAAGTCACTTTTGGTTTCAGGGAACCATGATTTTTTGCTTGGGGATGGTGATACTAAG GTACCAGTGTCTGATTTTAGTTCAAAGAAAATGGTTCCTGTGTCTGATCTTGTGGGGAAGACCATCCTTCTTGACTTTCTAGAAAGGTGTAGTGAAAATGCTGACTCCATTGTGCAAGAGCTAACAGAATTGTACGATGAGATTAAAGAGAAAGATGATGCATTTGAAATGATTTTAGTCCCTAACAATATTGATTGTCGTTATGATCTTAATTATTATCCACCCTG TTCTACGGAAACAGTGTTTATAGTTCTTGGACCAACAGGGCTCACACTAAGAAAAGAAGATGCATGGGATATTTTGACCACTCATGGGGCGGAAGCTTTTCCTTTCACTGATGATCATTTGAGGGATATTGAGGCACGTTTTGTGCAGATGGCAAAGGATTGGCCTGAAGAAGAGTTGCATAGTGAATACTGTGAAGCAGTAACCCGTACCTATGACATTGTGCTAACCCGCAAGGGTTCTCACAAATGTTCTATGAGACGTTTATGCAAAATTTGGCCCAATGAGTATGCCCGTGGTTGGACATATTTTTGCAaagaattcaatttttatttgcaTCCAGAATGTGCTTTGAAggattacttaaaaaatattgtgaaggaAGATGAAGTATACACAACAGAACAGTCACTGAGATCTGCTTTTTGCTCGTGCTCATGTGATTTTCTGATATCACATAACCGAAATAAG GTACCTATCTCTGAAGGGAAAATTGTAGGACTATATTTCTTCTCTTCAAGATACAAAACTACCACCGAAAAAGATGACTTTTATTGTGAAGTCATAAACCTTTATGAGAACTCGAAGAAAAGGAAGTGA